In one Misgurnus anguillicaudatus chromosome 1, ASM2758022v2, whole genome shotgun sequence genomic region, the following are encoded:
- the LOC141363972 gene encoding uncharacterized protein gives MLQVDGAHSTNVGFEQNNQELVESSNTRIQDGNEVSPSILKVDGAHSTNVGFEQNNQELVESSNTRIQDGNEVSPSILKVDGAHSTNVGFEQNNQELVESSNTRIQDGNEVSPSILKVDGAHSTNVGFEQNNQELVESSNTRIQDGNEVSPSILKVTKKPMNSLVQYTDSEVSSGPDFSSPQPDTVSDLPCSSIQQLSSKSTVEGEHELRRPKLRKIKGIPMEETLHWSEELFDSPDEENIQAVVPRLKRTRRSFDSSTDEDEDNVVHKTVPRHMKSRSILVNQKISVRTEKLSESSLDSGEEYVPSTSGDSTDSSMSQELSLKSQADATVGRSLPCKRKFKTPLAKFQDNDRIAAITHIQHNVPDSNTSSKATVGDVSVLVPAVVRKSNGSRMYNKRQYCLYCSSAVQKMSRHLERAHLNETEVSRALSFPKGSRQRKLQLEFLRNKGNFAHNAEVIKTGSGILVPFKQPKEKCEGQDFIHCVYCQGLFLKRVLWRHVQSCKFKPSSVKSKPGKTRVQSLCAFAEPAPSAVSESVWKLVSNMTQDDISFEVKNDQCIMEFGKHLYNRLGADVSKHEYIRQKLRELGRLRLHGKEVTPLQTIKDYVTPENFMLAVTAVKHTAGFNEETSKYKTATLALKLGHGLKNVSMLLETDAMMKGDHDGAKAARCFRQVYDARWNELISAKALQGLTESKWNSPQLLPFTEDVRTLHCYLDDKQRQFYSDLTSECSSCNWANLTKVTLAQVILFNRRREGEVSKMLVSTFILRDKSDPHEDVNVALSELEKSLCKHFVRLEIRGKRGRKVPVLLTPAMVDSLNLLVEKRKECGVADNNSYIFARPYAMSHYRGSDCIRDFVKACGAKNPLSLTSTKLRKHVATLSKVLNLNDTELDQLADFLGHDIRVHRQFYRLPEGTLQLAKISKILMALEQGRLSEFKGKTLDDINISPNETILCDKEIQETRLEETRLEENMPDSVVSTRLSNVTSQNENQHPRNKDCVEDTTESPCASGSRMRNYTKKNSQAMQLSSPKKGRKPVKKKNWQKVEVDAVEKHMMHFIESCRVPGKAACDLCLKSEPEALKQRDWLAIKFYIKNRISALKRNICS, from the exons ATGTTACAGGTTGATGGTGCACATTCTACCAATGTGGGCTTTGAACAAAACAACCAGGAACTGGTGGAAAGTTCCAATACAAGGATACAAGACGGCAATGAGGTTTCCCCTTCGATTCTGAAG GTTGATGGTGCACATTCTACCAATGTGGGCTTTGAACAAAACAACCAGGAACTGGTGGAAAGTTCCAATACAAGGATACAAGACGGCAATGAGGTTTCCCCTTCGATTCTGAAG GTTGATGGTGCACATTCTACCAATGTGGGCTTTGAACAAAACAACCAGGAACTGGTGGAAAGTTCCAATACAAGGATACAAGACGGCAATGAGGTTTCCCCTTCGATTCTGAAG GTTGATGGTGCACATTCTACCAATGTGGGCTTTGAACAAAACAACCAGGAACTGGTGGAAAGTTCCAATACAAGGATACAAGACGGCAATGAGGTTTCCCCTTCGATTCTGAAG GTTACAAAGAAACCAATGAATTCCTTAGTTCAGTACACAGACTCTGAAGTCAGCTCTGGACCAGATTTTTCTTCTCCACAACCTGATACGGTTTCAGATTTACCATGTAGCAGTATACAG CAACTCAGTAGCAAAAGTACTGTGGAAGGAGAACATGAGCTTAGAAGGCCAAAGCTTAGAAAGATTAAAGGCATTCCG ATGGAGGAGACTCTTCATTGGTCTGAAGAGCTTTTTGACAGTCCAGATGAAGAAAATATTCAAGCAGTTGTGCCACGATTGAAGCGGACAAGAAGAAGTTTTGACTCAAGTACAGATGAGGATGAAGATAACGTGGTACATAAAACTGTGCCAAGACATATGAAGTCAAGAAGCATTTTG GTTAATCAGAAGATTTCTGTTcgaactgaaaaactaagtgaaTCAAGCCTGGACAGTGGAGAAGAATATGTTCCATCCACAAGCGGGGATAGTACAGATAGTAGCATGAGCCAAGAACTATCATTAAAAAGTCAAGCTGATGCTACAGTAGGTCGTTCACTTCCATGCAAGCGCAAATTCAAGACACCTCTTGCTAAATTCCAGGACAATGACAGAATTGCTGCTATTACACACATCCAACATAATGTTCCTGACAGCAACACATCAAGTAAAGCAACAGTTGGAGATGTATCAGTACTTGTTCCTGCTGTCGTCAGAAAGAGTAATGGATCTCGAATGTACAACAAGCGACAGTACTGCTTATATTGTAGTTCAGCGGTCCAAAAAATGTCTAGGCACTTGGAGCGTGCTCACCTAAACGAGACTGAGGTTTCAAGAGCATTGAGTTTTCCAAAGGGATCCCGTCAAAGGAAATTGCAGCTTGAATTTTTGAGAAACAAAGGAAACTTTGCACATAATGCCGAAGTTATAAAAACAGGGTCTGGAATTCTTGTTCCCTTCAAACAACCAAAAGAAAAGTGTGAGGGTCAAGACTTCATTCACTGTGTGTACTGTCAAGGGTTGTTTCTGAAAAGAGTGCTTTGGAGACACGTGCAGAGCTGTAAATTCAAACCTAGTAGTGTTAAATCTAAACCTGGAAAAACTAGAGTCCAATCCCTCTGTGCGTTTGCTGAACCGGCACCCTCTGCGGTTAGTGAAAGTGTTTGGAAGCTGGTGAGCAACATGACACAAGATGATATCTCTTTTGAAGTAAAAAATGATCAGTGCATCATGGAGTTTGGAAAACATCTATATAACAGGCTTGGAGCTGATGTCAGCAAGCATGAATACATTCGTCAAAAGTTGAGGGAGCTTGGTCGGCTGCGTTTACATGGTAAAGAGGTTACACCACTGCAAACTATCAAAGATTATGTCACACCAGAAAACTTCATGTTAGCAGTTACTGCAGTAAAACACACAGCGGGTTTCAACGAGGAAACTAGCAAATACAAAACCGCAACACTTGCTCTAAAGCTTGGACATGGACTGAAAAATGTGTCCATGCTCCTTGAAACCGATGCAATGATGAAAGGTGATCATGATGGTGCAAAAGCGGCTCGTTGCTTTCGTCAGGTTTATGATGCCAGGTGGAATGAGCTTATATCAGCCAAAGCCTTACAGGGTCTCACAGAGTCCAAGTGGAATTCCCCACAGCTGTTACCTTTTACAGAAGATGTAAGAACTCTGCATTGCTACCTGGATGACAAGCAGCGCCAGTTCTACAGTGACTTGACATCAGAATGCTCATCTTGCAATTGGGCTAACTTGACCAAAGTAACTCTTGCACAAGTTATTTTATTCAATAGGCGTAGAGAAGGAGAAGTGTCCAAAATGCTTGTTTCAACATTCATCCTAAGAGACAAATCAGATCCTCATGAAGATGTCAATGTAGCTCTCTCTGAGCTAGAGAAAAGTCTCTGCAAGCATTTTGTGAGACTTGAAATAAGAGGTAAGAGAGGACGGAAGGTGCCTGTGCTCTTAACTCCTGCGATGGTAGATTCCCTTAATTTGCTTGTGGAGAAGAGAAAAGAATGTGGAGTGGCTGATAACAACTCATACATTTTTGCACGGCCATATGCAATGTCCCACTACAGAGGGTCAGATTGCATTCGTGACTTTGTGAAAGCTTGTGGAGCCAAGAACCCCCTCTCACTCACCTCTACAAAGCTCAGAAAGCATGTTGCTACACTCTCAAAAGTACTCAATCTCAATGACACGGAGCTTGATCAACTAGCAGATTTCCTTGGACATGATATCAGAGTCCATCGCCAGTTCTATCGCTTACCTGAGGGCACTCTCCAGCTTGCAAAGATCAGTAAGATTCTCATGGCCCTTGAGCAGGGGCGTTTATCGGAGTTTAAAGGAAAGACCCTAGATGATATCAACATCTCCCCAAATG AGACAATCCTGTGTGACAAAGAAATCCAAGAGACCAGGCTGGAGGAGACCAGGCTGGAGGAGAACATGCCAG atTCTGTGGTGAGCACACGATTGTCCAATGTGACATCTCAAAATGAAAATCAGCATCCAAGGAACAAGGATTGTGTTGAGGACACAACTGAGTCACCATGTGCTTCAGGCAGTCGGATGCGAAATTACACAAAGAAAAACTCTCAAGCTATGCAATTATCATCTCCAAAAAAGG GTCGCAAACCAGTCAAGAAGAAGAATTGGCAGAAGGTGGAGGTTGATGCAGTtgaaaaacacatgatgcacttCATTGAATCCTGTCGTGTTCCAGGAAAGGCTGCCTGCGATTTGTGCCTCAAATCTGAGCCGGAAGCCCTAAAACAGAGGGACTGGCTGGCTATTAAATTTTACATCAAAAACCGGATATCTGCTCTGAAAAGAAACATATGCTCCTGA